The Actinomyces sp. oral taxon 414 genome has a segment encoding these proteins:
- the trxA gene encoding thioredoxin, with translation MSTVLAVTDATWQSEVLNSDLPVVVDLWAEWCGPCRQMAPVVDEIAAEMGGRAKFVKVDIEENPAVARSLGVSSIPTFAVVRDGEVVHQFTGSRPKASFKAQLDRVLA, from the coding sequence ATGTCCACTGTCCTCGCCGTTACCGACGCCACCTGGCAGTCCGAGGTCCTGAACTCCGACCTGCCCGTGGTGGTCGACCTGTGGGCCGAGTGGTGCGGGCCGTGCCGCCAGATGGCCCCCGTCGTCGACGAGATCGCCGCCGAGATGGGCGGTCGGGCCAAGTTCGTCAAGGTCGACATCGAGGAGAACCCCGCGGTGGCCCGCTCGCTGGGCGTGTCCTCGATCCCGACCTTCGCGGTCGTGCGCGACGGCGAGGTGGTCCACCAGTTCACCGGCTCGCGCCCGAAGGCCTCCTTCAAGGCGCAACTCGACAGGGTCCTCGCCTGA
- the trxB gene encoding thioredoxin-disulfide reductase, whose product MIHDLVIVGSGPAGYTAAIYAARAQLSPIVLAGSVTAGGALMNTTEVENYPGFVEGVLGPELMTRMQEQAERFGADIRYEDVTALDLDGEIKRVTTDDGVYETRTVIISTGSEYRKLGIDGEERLSGHGVSYCATCDGFFFKDQDIAVVGGGDSAMEEALYLTRFARSVTVIHRRDQLRASAVMAERAKANPKISFAWNSRVVGLSGRQSLESVTLEDTATGERRELAVTGLFVAIGQIPRSELVAGALELDKAGYIVVRPPSQRTAIPGVFACGDVADPHYQQAVTAAGSGCRAALDAQHYLENLA is encoded by the coding sequence ATGATCCACGACCTCGTCATCGTCGGCTCCGGCCCGGCCGGATACACGGCCGCCATCTACGCCGCGCGCGCCCAGCTCTCGCCGATCGTCCTGGCCGGCTCGGTGACCGCGGGCGGGGCCCTCATGAACACCACCGAGGTGGAGAACTACCCGGGCTTCGTCGAGGGCGTCCTGGGGCCCGAGCTCATGACGCGGATGCAGGAGCAGGCCGAGCGTTTCGGCGCCGACATCCGCTACGAGGACGTCACCGCCCTCGACCTGGACGGCGAGATCAAGAGGGTCACCACCGACGACGGCGTCTACGAGACCCGCACGGTCATCATCTCCACCGGCTCGGAGTACCGCAAGCTGGGGATCGACGGCGAGGAGCGGCTCTCCGGCCACGGGGTGTCCTACTGCGCCACCTGCGACGGCTTCTTCTTCAAGGACCAGGACATCGCCGTCGTCGGCGGGGGCGACTCCGCCATGGAGGAGGCCCTGTACCTGACCCGCTTCGCCCGCTCGGTCACCGTCATCCACCGCCGCGACCAGCTGCGGGCCAGCGCCGTCATGGCCGAGCGGGCCAAGGCGAACCCGAAGATCTCCTTCGCCTGGAACTCCAGGGTCGTGGGCCTGAGCGGGCGCCAGTCCCTGGAGTCGGTGACCCTGGAGGACACCGCGACCGGTGAGCGCCGCGAGTTGGCCGTGACCGGCCTGTTCGTGGCCATCGGCCAGATCCCGCGCTCCGAGCTCGTCGCCGGCGCCCTGGAACTCGACAAGGCCGGCTACATCGTGGTCCGCCCGCCCAGTCAGCGCACGGCGATCCCGGGCGTGTTCGCCTGCGGCGACGTCGCCGACCCGCACTACCAGCAGGCCGTCACCGCGGCGGGATCCGGGTGCCGGGCCGCCCTCGACGCTCAGCACTACCTGGAGAACCTCGCCTGA
- the thrC gene encoding threonine synthase, with protein MQFISTRGGMSPIGFTDVLLQGLAPDGGLAVPAETPRLTAEDLESLRPLPYAELAARVIGLYATDIPASDLREMTAAAYGPPHFPAEVVPLHRLDAVADGLVLVGLSEGPTLAFKDLAMQFLGQAIPRVLARRGRVLNILGATSGDTGSAAEHAFRGREGVSVFMLSPLGRMSQVQRAQMYCLADANIHNIAVDGVFDDCQNLVKAVNADAAFKAEYSIGAVNSINFGRIAAQVVYYVWAWLRVSDDVPERARPETRVDVAVPSGNFGNIYAGHLARTMGVPIRRLILATNENNVLDEFFRTGVYAPRPREATLATSSPSMDISKASNLERFIHTLLGPEAFVEAWSELERTGRLDLSAQRDRMAREFGFVSGTSTHADRLAAIRLVHAATDRLIDPHTADGVTVALAQRKEREGGRPTPAPAPILVMETAKAAKFGETVAEAIGSAPPLDESLAQMLRAEQHVVEIPNDVERLRVLIAADAVRR; from the coding sequence ATGCAGTTCATCTCGACGCGCGGGGGCATGAGCCCCATCGGCTTCACCGACGTCCTCCTCCAGGGCCTGGCGCCCGACGGCGGCCTCGCCGTCCCCGCCGAGACGCCCCGGCTGACCGCCGAGGACCTCGAGTCGCTGCGCCCCCTGCCCTACGCCGAGCTCGCCGCGCGCGTCATCGGCCTGTACGCCACCGACATCCCGGCATCCGACCTGCGCGAGATGACGGCGGCCGCCTACGGCCCGCCCCACTTCCCGGCCGAAGTCGTGCCGCTGCACCGGCTCGACGCGGTCGCCGACGGCCTCGTGCTGGTCGGCCTGTCCGAGGGCCCGACCCTGGCCTTCAAGGATCTGGCCATGCAGTTCCTCGGGCAGGCGATCCCCCGCGTCCTGGCCCGACGCGGGCGCGTCCTCAATATCCTGGGGGCAACGAGCGGCGACACGGGCTCGGCCGCCGAGCACGCCTTCCGGGGGCGCGAGGGCGTCAGCGTCTTCATGCTCTCCCCGCTGGGGCGGATGAGCCAGGTGCAGCGGGCGCAGATGTACTGCCTCGCGGACGCCAATATCCACAATATCGCCGTCGACGGCGTCTTCGACGACTGCCAGAACCTGGTCAAGGCGGTCAACGCCGACGCCGCCTTCAAGGCGGAGTACTCGATCGGCGCGGTCAACTCCATCAACTTCGGGCGCATCGCCGCGCAGGTCGTCTACTACGTGTGGGCCTGGCTGCGCGTCTCCGACGACGTCCCGGAGCGGGCGCGGCCGGAGACGCGCGTGGACGTCGCCGTTCCCAGCGGGAACTTCGGCAATATCTACGCCGGGCACCTGGCGCGGACCATGGGGGTGCCCATCCGGCGCCTCATTCTGGCGACGAATGAGAACAATGTCCTGGACGAGTTCTTCCGCACCGGCGTGTACGCGCCGCGCCCGCGCGAGGCGACCCTGGCGACGTCGAGCCCGTCCATGGACATCTCGAAGGCCTCCAATCTGGAACGATTCATCCACACCCTCCTGGGCCCGGAGGCCTTCGTGGAGGCGTGGTCCGAACTGGAGCGCACCGGCAGGCTCGACCTGTCGGCGCAGCGCGACCGCATGGCCAGGGAGTTCGGATTCGTCTCCGGCACCTCGACGCACGCGGATCGGCTCGCCGCCATCCGCCTGGTCCACGCCGCCACCGACAGGCTCATCGATCCCCACACGGCCGACGGCGTCACGGTCGCCCTGGCCCAACGGAAGGAGCGGGAAGGCGGGCGTCCCACCCCCGCCCCGGCGCCCATCCTCGTCATGGAGACGGCGAAGGCCGCGAAGTTCGGCGAGACCGTGGCCGAGGCCATTGGATCGGCGCCGCCCCTCGACGAGTCCCTGGCGCAGATGCTCCGCGCCGAGCAGCACGTCGTCGAGATCCCGAACGACGTCGAGCGCCTGCGGGTGCTCATTGCGGCGGACGCCGTACGCCGCTGA
- a CDS encoding sugar O-acetyltransferase, whose product MNKPDAMSELEKLDAGLPYMFLDPQVVARKQRAVVLTRAFNDADPADAAGQERIIRELFGSTGDFVSVQQPFHCDHGANIHVGDGFLTNYNVTILDIAPVRIGEHVMIGPNVLISTVGHPLSARGRRQWGAFAQPVTIGDDVWIGGNAVILPGVTIGSNVVVAAGAVVTADVPDGVVVGGVPARVLRELPDDE is encoded by the coding sequence ATGAACAAGCCCGACGCGATGAGCGAGTTGGAGAAACTCGACGCGGGCCTGCCCTACATGTTCCTGGACCCGCAGGTGGTGGCGCGCAAGCAGCGCGCCGTCGTCCTGACCCGGGCCTTCAACGACGCCGATCCCGCGGATGCGGCGGGCCAGGAGCGGATCATTCGCGAGCTCTTCGGCTCGACCGGCGACTTCGTCAGCGTCCAGCAGCCCTTCCACTGCGATCACGGCGCGAATATCCATGTGGGCGACGGGTTCCTGACGAATTACAACGTCACGATCCTCGATATCGCCCCGGTGCGCATTGGCGAGCACGTCATGATCGGGCCGAATGTGCTCATCTCAACCGTCGGGCACCCCCTCAGCGCCCGCGGCCGGCGCCAGTGGGGCGCCTTCGCCCAGCCCGTGACGATCGGCGACGACGTGTGGATCGGCGGGAACGCTGTCATTCTTCCGGGGGTGACGATCGGTTCGAACGTCGTGGTGGCGGCGGGCGCCGTCGTCACCGCGGACGTGCCCGACGGCGTCGTCGTGGGAGGCGTGCCCGCCCGCGTGCTGCGCGAGCTGCCGGACGACGAGTAG
- a CDS encoding ParB/RepB/Spo0J family partition protein — MAQKKRGLGRGLQALIPEAQTEIPSRRPTDVFFPESRLPARSKTVTDEASDAASRHAAEIASTLLAPSKRTRGRRSSPPTTATKPSAAAAKPKSGRARSGSESTGARAEGTRTGRRRSRVSRETLMADASELSLIGLGDRLQDEATPSPSGRSELNIPLEAAGTGVAGAGATEPAGAKSPDDEDLVPVPGATFAELPVGIIVPNPRQPRQVFDEDDISELAASIKEVGLLQPIVVRRVDGEDGRAKSYELVMGERRLRAAKEAGLETIPAVVRYTEDQDLLRDALLENLHRVQLNPLEEAAAYQQLLEDFNCTHAELSKRIARSRSQISNTLRLMKLPPLVQRRLAAGVLSAGHARALLGLPDAASMERLAQRIVAEGLSVRATEELVALHDEPQDTRQTASRTRRSAPLPALSTRLSDVFDTRVKVTRGSKKGRITIEFAGDEDLARIVETLVPGTPFTDD, encoded by the coding sequence ATGGCCCAGAAGAAGCGAGGTTTGGGACGAGGCCTGCAGGCACTCATCCCCGAGGCGCAGACAGAGATCCCGTCCCGGCGTCCGACGGACGTCTTCTTCCCCGAGTCGCGCTTGCCGGCTCGCTCGAAGACGGTGACGGATGAGGCCTCGGACGCCGCTTCGCGGCATGCCGCGGAGATCGCCTCGACCCTGCTCGCACCCTCGAAGCGGACCCGCGGCAGGAGGTCGTCACCTCCGACCACCGCGACGAAGCCCTCGGCCGCCGCGGCCAAGCCCAAGTCCGGCAGAGCCAGATCCGGGTCCGAGTCCACCGGGGCGAGGGCCGAGGGGACGAGGACCGGCCGTCGGCGCAGTCGTGTTTCACGTGAAACACTGATGGCGGACGCTTCCGAGCTCTCCCTCATCGGTCTGGGTGACCGCCTCCAGGACGAGGCGACGCCGTCGCCGTCGGGCCGGTCGGAGCTGAATATCCCGCTCGAGGCCGCCGGGACCGGGGTGGCCGGTGCCGGTGCGACTGAGCCGGCCGGCGCGAAGAGCCCCGACGACGAGGATCTGGTTCCCGTGCCGGGTGCGACCTTCGCCGAGCTCCCGGTGGGGATCATCGTCCCCAATCCCCGCCAGCCGCGACAGGTCTTCGATGAGGACGACATCAGTGAGCTCGCCGCCTCCATTAAGGAGGTGGGCCTGCTCCAGCCGATCGTGGTGCGCCGGGTCGACGGTGAGGACGGCCGGGCCAAGAGCTATGAGCTCGTCATGGGTGAGAGGCGGCTCCGAGCCGCGAAGGAGGCCGGGCTCGAGACGATTCCGGCGGTGGTGCGCTACACGGAGGATCAGGACCTCCTGCGCGACGCTCTGCTGGAGAACCTCCACCGCGTTCAGCTCAATCCGCTGGAGGAGGCAGCCGCCTACCAGCAGCTGCTGGAGGACTTCAACTGCACCCACGCCGAACTGTCGAAGCGGATCGCGCGGTCGCGGTCGCAGATCTCCAACACGCTGCGCCTCATGAAGCTCCCGCCCCTGGTGCAGCGGCGCCTGGCGGCGGGCGTGCTCTCCGCCGGTCACGCGCGGGCGCTCCTCGGCCTGCCGGACGCCGCGTCCATGGAACGACTGGCGCAGCGGATCGTGGCCGAGGGGCTGTCCGTCCGGGCGACCGAGGAGCTCGTCGCGCTGCACGACGAGCCGCAGGACACGCGGCAGACGGCATCGCGCACCCGTCGCAGCGCACCGCTGCCGGCACTGTCGACGCGACTGTCGGATGTCTTCGATACGAGGGTCAAGGTCACCCGGGGATCGAAGAAGGGGAGGATCACGATCGAGTTCGCGGGCGATGAGGATCTGGCGCGGATCGTCGAGACCCTGGTTCCGGGGACGCCGTTCACGGATGACTGA
- a CDS encoding D-alanine--D-alanine ligase family protein, which translates to MSETFAPSTEPLRVAVLAGGLSHERDVSLRSGNRVAQVLKHLGHSVLVLDVDARMISSLRAFGPDVVWPLVHGGPGEDGGLQNVLIALDLPYVGTHSDGCQRASFKPTAKAMVRTGGVLTPDSVTLPKTYFSQLGAQEVLGVVAAHLGLPVVVKPNQGGSGLGVSLAADADELRSAMVACFAYDERALIESYVPGREIAVSVVDTGDGPRPLPPVEVVTDGEYDFDARYNPGRSEYFVPARLSASELALVQETAMTVHRTLGLGNLSRTDLILDDAGTPWFIDVNIVPGMTETSLLPLAAEAEGGLPELYDALVHHPLVTPS; encoded by the coding sequence ATGAGCGAAACCTTCGCCCCTTCGACGGAGCCCCTGCGCGTGGCCGTCCTCGCCGGCGGCCTCAGCCACGAACGGGACGTCTCCCTGCGCTCGGGCAATCGCGTGGCCCAGGTTCTCAAGCACCTCGGACACAGTGTGCTGGTCCTCGACGTCGACGCCCGGATGATCTCCTCCTTGCGCGCCTTCGGGCCCGACGTCGTCTGGCCGCTCGTGCACGGCGGCCCCGGGGAGGACGGCGGGCTGCAGAACGTTCTCATCGCCCTGGACCTGCCGTATGTGGGCACGCACTCCGACGGCTGCCAGCGCGCCTCCTTCAAGCCCACCGCCAAGGCCATGGTGCGCACCGGCGGAGTTCTCACGCCCGACTCGGTGACGTTGCCGAAGACCTACTTCTCCCAGCTCGGGGCGCAGGAGGTCCTGGGTGTCGTCGCCGCCCACCTCGGCCTTCCCGTCGTCGTCAAGCCGAATCAGGGCGGCTCCGGGCTGGGCGTCTCGCTGGCCGCGGACGCCGACGAGCTGCGCAGCGCCATGGTCGCCTGCTTCGCCTACGACGAGCGCGCCCTCATCGAGTCCTATGTTCCGGGCCGCGAGATCGCGGTCTCCGTGGTGGACACCGGGGACGGCCCGCGCCCGCTGCCGCCGGTGGAGGTCGTCACCGACGGCGAGTACGACTTCGACGCCCGCTATAACCCGGGCCGTTCGGAGTACTTCGTCCCCGCCCGCCTCTCCGCCTCCGAGCTCGCGCTCGTCCAGGAGACCGCCATGACGGTGCACCGCACCCTGGGTCTGGGCAATCTTTCGCGCACCGATCTCATTCTCGACGACGCGGGCACGCCGTGGTTCATTGACGTCAATATCGTCCCGGGGATGACCGAGACATCTCTCCTCCCCCTCGCCGCCGAGGCCGAGGGCGGCCTCCCGGAGCTGTACGACGCCCTCGTCCACCACCCCCTGGTGACGCCCTCCTGA
- the yidC gene encoding membrane protein insertase YidC, producing the protein MDTILWPLKVAVAWVMVRIHDFLVLIGMGKGPGAAWVLSIVGLTIVMRLLIMPLFVRQIRASRGMQLMQPELKAIQDKYKGKKDQASRQRMQEEMMALYRKHGTNPFSSCFPILLQMPVFFALFRVLANLQSVASHTYPGHDSIGPLTAALADEVQRSTVFGASLSSSFMNASDSATKIVTVVMIVMMSVTQWYTMAQLSTKNMPESAKTSDNPMMRSQKIMMTVMPIFFAFTGIQFQIGVLVYWVTTNLWTMGQQFFTIRNMPAPGSEAEKKYRARINAKRARRGQPSLEEEEAAKRAAEAAERGQVGGQRVQPVRKSRQRRGPSAPTAPADAQIAVGGADAEESAQSGKENVAGLTPEEISRRRYEKRARQRQQRRNKNQGGKKRRR; encoded by the coding sequence ATGGACACGATTCTCTGGCCCCTCAAGGTGGCCGTCGCCTGGGTCATGGTCCGCATCCACGACTTCCTCGTCCTCATCGGCATGGGCAAAGGCCCCGGCGCCGCCTGGGTGCTGTCGATCGTGGGACTGACGATCGTGATGCGCCTGCTCATTATGCCGCTGTTCGTGCGCCAGATCCGGGCCAGCCGCGGCATGCAACTCATGCAGCCCGAGCTCAAGGCGATCCAGGACAAGTACAAGGGCAAGAAGGATCAGGCCTCCCGGCAGCGGATGCAGGAGGAGATGATGGCCCTGTACCGCAAGCACGGGACCAACCCCTTCTCCTCTTGCTTCCCCATCCTGCTGCAGATGCCGGTCTTCTTCGCCCTGTTCCGGGTGCTGGCCAACCTTCAGAGCGTGGCCTCGCACACCTACCCGGGGCACGACTCGATCGGCCCGCTCACGGCGGCGCTGGCCGACGAGGTCCAGCGCTCCACGGTCTTCGGGGCGAGCCTGTCCTCGTCCTTCATGAACGCCTCCGACAGCGCGACCAAGATCGTCACGGTCGTCATGATCGTCATGATGAGCGTTACGCAGTGGTACACCATGGCGCAGCTGAGCACCAAGAACATGCCGGAGTCCGCCAAGACCTCCGACAACCCGATGATGCGCTCGCAGAAGATCATGATGACGGTCATGCCCATCTTCTTCGCCTTCACCGGGATCCAGTTCCAGATCGGCGTGCTCGTCTACTGGGTGACGACGAACCTGTGGACCATGGGCCAGCAGTTCTTCACCATTCGCAATATGCCGGCCCCCGGATCCGAGGCGGAGAAGAAGTACCGCGCCCGGATCAATGCCAAGCGGGCCCGCAGGGGCCAGCCGAGCCTCGAGGAGGAGGAGGCGGCCAAGCGCGCCGCCGAGGCCGCCGAGCGGGGCCAGGTCGGCGGGCAGCGCGTTCAGCCCGTGCGCAAGAGCCGGCAGAGGAGGGGCCCGTCCGCCCCGACCGCGCCCGCGGACGCGCAGATCGCCGTGGGCGGCGCGGACGCGGAGGAGTCGGCGCAGTCGGGCAAGGAGAATGTCGCCGGCCTGACGCCCGAGGAGATCTCCCGCCGTCGTTATGAGAAGCGGGCCCGCCAGCGCCAGCAGCGCAGGAACAAGAATCAGGGTGGCAAGAAGCGCCGGCGCTGA
- a CDS encoding helix-turn-helix domain-containing protein, with amino-acid sequence MTARLWRVVLSGDERSFLEEVVNSEQGAPRRIRRARILLDLDEGRDEGRLTQREVAERSGVSVTTVVRVAKDYAQRDGARAAINRKVRLKPPVESKVTAEVEARVIALACSQPPEGYGRWSLRLLERRIASTDGIPNLDHSTIGRILKKRHFSLA; translated from the coding sequence ATGACGGCGAGACTATGGAGGGTCGTGCTGAGCGGCGACGAACGGAGCTTCCTGGAGGAGGTGGTGAACTCGGAGCAGGGCGCGCCCAGGCGGATCCGTCGGGCCCGGATCCTGTTGGATCTGGACGAGGGCCGGGACGAGGGGCGGCTGACGCAGCGCGAGGTGGCCGAACGATCGGGGGTGAGCGTGACCACGGTGGTGCGGGTCGCCAAGGACTATGCGCAACGGGACGGGGCTCGGGCGGCGATCAATCGCAAGGTCCGGCTCAAGCCGCCGGTGGAGTCCAAGGTGACCGCCGAGGTGGAGGCCAGGGTGATCGCCCTGGCCTGCTCCCAGCCCCCGGAGGGGTACGGGCGCTGGTCATTGCGGTTGCTGGAGCGGCGGATCGCGTCGACGGACGGGATTCCAAACCTGGATCACTCCACGATCGGCAGGATCCTCAAGAAGAGGCACTTCTCCCTCGCCTGA
- the yidD gene encoding membrane protein insertion efficiency factor YidD: MRARQLLIAPIRLYQERVSPALPRCCRYYPTCSAYAVEALTVHGALKGLLLAGWRLLRCNPFTPGGVDHVPEPGAWRYRHPHDIPRPESTGTPPSR; encoded by the coding sequence ATGAGGGCGCGCCAACTGCTCATAGCGCCGATCCGCCTCTACCAGGAGCGGGTCTCCCCGGCCCTGCCCCGCTGCTGCCGCTACTACCCGACCTGCTCGGCCTACGCCGTCGAGGCCCTGACCGTCCACGGCGCCCTCAAGGGCCTCCTGCTCGCTGGCTGGAGGCTGCTGCGATGCAACCCCTTCACCCCCGGCGGCGTCGACCACGTCCCCGAGCCGGGGGCGTGGCGCTACCGCCACCCCCACGACATCCCCCGACCCGAGTCCACCGGGACGCCGCCGTCCCGCTAG
- a CDS encoding ParA family protein, producing MSGSSIFDQLRAEHAVLEDVSAVGFPRPEQTRVIAVANQKGGVGKTSTAVNVAAALAEGGLHVLVIDADSQGNASTALGVEHGEEHASIYDVLVEGVRIQDVVSQTRFSQNLWCLPASIDVAAVEIELIDSTGRESKLRQALRDYLLSRSGEGLPRLDYVLIDCPPSLGIMTINAFVAAGEVLIPLQAEYYALEGLALLTRSVQRVAEIHNPALCVSMIALTMFDKRTTLARDVESEVRTYFPAATLKTKIPRSVRVAEAPSFGAPVVFWNPRSSGAVAYKVLAQEIALRGTGMELPEINVPDDVEET from the coding sequence TTGTCAGGTTCATCCATCTTCGACCAGCTCCGGGCCGAGCACGCCGTCCTCGAGGATGTCTCAGCCGTCGGCTTTCCGCGCCCCGAGCAGACTCGGGTGATCGCCGTCGCGAATCAGAAGGGCGGCGTGGGCAAGACGTCGACAGCGGTCAATGTCGCCGCGGCGCTCGCCGAGGGTGGCCTTCACGTCCTCGTCATCGATGCGGACTCGCAGGGCAACGCCTCCACGGCCCTGGGCGTGGAGCACGGGGAGGAGCACGCCTCTATCTACGACGTGCTGGTCGAGGGCGTGCGCATCCAGGACGTCGTCTCGCAGACGCGCTTCTCCCAGAACCTGTGGTGCCTGCCCGCCTCGATCGACGTCGCCGCCGTGGAGATCGAGCTCATCGACTCCACCGGACGCGAGTCGAAGCTGCGCCAGGCGCTTCGCGACTACCTGCTCAGCAGGAGCGGGGAGGGCCTGCCCCGGCTGGACTATGTCCTCATTGACTGCCCGCCGAGTCTGGGGATTATGACGATCAACGCCTTCGTCGCCGCCGGGGAGGTGCTCATCCCCCTGCAGGCCGAGTACTACGCCCTGGAGGGCCTCGCCCTGCTCACGCGGTCGGTGCAGAGGGTCGCCGAGATCCACAATCCGGCCCTGTGCGTCTCGATGATCGCATTGACCATGTTCGACAAGCGGACGACGCTGGCTCGGGACGTCGAGTCGGAGGTGCGCACATACTTCCCCGCCGCAACCCTCAAGACGAAGATACCAAGATCCGTGCGCGTCGCGGAGGCGCCGTCCTTCGGGGCGCCGGTCGTCTTCTGGAACCCGAGGTCGTCCGGCGCGGTGGCGTACAAGGTCCTGGCTCAGGAAATCGCATTGCGGGGCACGGGTATGGAGCTGCCCGAGATCAACGTGCCCGACGACGTTGAGGAGACGTGA
- the rsmG gene encoding 16S rRNA (guanine(527)-N(7))-methyltransferase RsmG, translating into MREFFGAALPGVERFARMLAEQGELRGLVGPRELPRLWTRHLANSAAVVDFLPRRGAVADVGSGAGFPGVIIALMCPDLEVTLIEPMERRIDWLTDVVSELGLDNAVLRRARAQEVRDRFDAVTARAVTRLPGLVRITAPLLRPGGRLLALKGARARAEVDEARRVIKGAGLKPAVIHDVVTPGGESTRVVEIRRRKG; encoded by the coding sequence ATGCGCGAGTTCTTCGGCGCCGCCCTGCCCGGGGTCGAGCGCTTCGCGCGGATGCTGGCCGAGCAGGGCGAGCTGCGCGGGCTGGTCGGCCCGCGCGAGCTCCCCCGGCTGTGGACTCGTCATCTGGCGAACTCGGCCGCCGTCGTCGACTTCCTGCCCCGCCGCGGCGCCGTGGCCGACGTCGGGTCGGGGGCGGGCTTCCCCGGCGTCATTATCGCCTTGATGTGTCCCGATCTAGAGGTGACGCTTATTGAACCGATGGAGCGGCGGATCGACTGGCTGACCGACGTCGTCTCGGAGCTCGGCCTGGACAATGCGGTCCTGCGCCGGGCCCGGGCCCAGGAGGTCCGCGACCGCTTCGACGCGGTCACGGCGCGCGCCGTGACCCGGCTGCCCGGGCTCGTCCGCATCACCGCGCCCCTGCTGCGCCCGGGCGGGCGCCTCCTCGCCCTCAAGGGGGCCCGGGCCCGGGCCGAGGTCGACGAGGCCAGGCGCGTCATTAAGGGGGCGGGGCTCAAACCCGCCGTCATTCACGACGTCGTCACCCCCGGCGGGGAGTCGACCCGGGTGGTCGAGATCCGCCGGCGGAAAGGATAG
- a CDS encoding aminotransferase-like domain-containing protein yields the protein MSDAPQVKGNRLDPWLDNYAARAHGLRASETRSLFAVASRPEVVSLAGGMPNLKDLPLDELAEATARMIRKDGGRALQYGNGQGLPALREWIPQVMMLEGIDADPDDVVVTTGSQQAVDILTELFIDPGDVVLAEAPTYVGSLSIFATYQADVQQVEIDADGVVPEALEERIIRLEREGRRVKFFYCLPNFHNPAGVSLSAERRPRVVEICRRHRILIVEDNPYGLLGFEGQTHTALKTIAPDDVVYLSSFSKIFAPGYRVGWAVAPPAVREKMKLASEAAILCPSSVGQYSIAMYLDTFDWRGQIGEFRGMYRERRDAMVAALDEFMPMCSWNVPDGGFYVWVRLPEGLDAKDMLPRAVTNLVAYVSGTAFYAGGRAGHDHMRLSFCYPEPVEIREGVRRLSRVVGRDLELLELFGPTRSRPTRGITAPAPDQI from the coding sequence GTGAGCGACGCGCCCCAGGTGAAAGGCAACCGGCTCGATCCGTGGCTGGACAATTACGCCGCCCGGGCCCACGGCCTGCGCGCCTCGGAGACGCGCTCGCTCTTCGCCGTCGCCTCCCGCCCCGAGGTCGTCTCCCTGGCCGGCGGCATGCCCAACCTCAAGGACCTCCCGCTGGACGAGCTCGCCGAGGCGACCGCCCGCATGATCCGCAAGGACGGCGGCCGCGCGCTCCAGTACGGCAACGGCCAGGGCCTGCCCGCCCTGCGCGAGTGGATCCCGCAGGTCATGATGCTGGAGGGCATTGACGCCGACCCCGACGACGTCGTCGTCACCACTGGCTCCCAGCAGGCCGTCGACATTCTCACCGAGCTCTTCATCGACCCGGGCGACGTCGTCCTCGCCGAGGCCCCCACCTACGTCGGCTCGCTCTCCATCTTCGCCACCTACCAGGCGGACGTCCAGCAGGTCGAAATCGACGCCGACGGCGTCGTCCCCGAGGCGCTCGAGGAGCGCATCATCCGCCTGGAGCGGGAGGGCCGCCGCGTCAAGTTCTTCTACTGCCTGCCCAATTTCCACAACCCTGCCGGCGTCAGCCTGTCCGCGGAGCGCCGCCCCCGGGTCGTGGAGATCTGCCGCCGGCACCGCATTCTCATTGTCGAGGACAACCCCTACGGGCTCCTCGGCTTCGAGGGGCAGACCCACACCGCCCTCAAGACCATCGCCCCCGACGACGTCGTCTACCTCAGCTCCTTCTCCAAGATCTTCGCGCCGGGCTACCGGGTCGGCTGGGCGGTCGCCCCGCCCGCCGTGCGGGAGAAGATGAAGCTGGCGTCCGAGGCCGCGATCCTGTGCCCGTCCTCCGTGGGCCAGTACTCCATCGCCATGTACCTCGACACCTTCGACTGGAGGGGCCAGATCGGGGAGTTCCGGGGGATGTACCGGGAGCGCCGGGACGCCATGGTCGCAGCGCTGGACGAATTCATGCCCATGTGCTCGTGGAATGTGCCCGACGGCGGCTTCTACGTCTGGGTCCGACTCCCCGAGGGCCTGGACGCCAAGGATATGCTGCCGCGCGCCGTGACGAACCTCGTCGCCTACGTCTCCGGCACGGCCTTCTATGCGGGCGGACGGGCGGGGCACGACCACATGCGCCTGTCCTTCTGCTATCCCGAGCCGGTCGAGATCCGCGAGGGCGTTCGGCGCCTGTCGCGGGTCGTGGGCCGGGACCTGGAGCTCCTCGAGCTCTTCGGACCGACTCGCTCCCGCCCGACGCGGGGCATTACCGCCCCGGCGCCCGATCAGATCTGA